CAGAACCAACTACACCAAGAATTTCACCTTCTCTAACATATGGTGTATAAACTGTAACAACAAGTTTTTTTGTAGTTACATCAACATATGGTTTAGAAACCCCAGAAGTTTTTTTCTGTATTGCATCTTTATACCATGGTCTAACTCTTGCATCATAGTTGTCTTTTTCTTTATTTAAAACTTTTCCATTAGCTAAAACTAAATCCCCTGTACTTTGTAAACCTATATATAAATCCACAAAATTACCTGATTTTTTACCTAATAGTAATTTTTCAACTAGTTGTTTATTTGTAATATCTAAAGTATTTTTATCAATTTCTTCAGATACTGCTTCAACAATATCAACTTTTGATTGTAAGAAACTATTTATGTATCTTGAGCTTTCTTTTGCTAAGTCTAACTCTTTTTGTTTGATTGTATTATACTGAGCATTGTATTCATTTGTTGAACTAAATATCCCTAGAGCAATAAATGAAAATGACACACTTAATAATATCAATATCAGAAGCTTTGTTTTTATACTGTTTGTTTTCATGACACTTCCTTTTGTTGTTGTTTTTTAACTATACTGTAATCTTAGCTAAAAAAAGTTGTAAAATAGTATCATTTTGTATAAAAACTATATAAATTTTGAAAAAAAATCTAAATATAATTTTTTTGTGAGTTTACATTTAAAGTGTCATTATATGGTTATTTTAGTTTTTGTATAATAAAAAAAAGGTCAAAACATATAATGTTTTGACCTTTTTATGTATCTATAAAATCTGTAGTTTTACAAATTATCCTAAGAATGGGTTTGCATATAAAGCAATCATAGCAATTACTAATGCATAAATAACTTGTGCTTCGATCATCGCTAATGCAATGAACATTGTAGTCATTAATTTTCCACCTAAACCTGGGTTTCTAGCAGTACCAGCAATTGTTGCAGCAGCAGTGTTACCCATACCAATAGCACCACCTAATGCAGCAAGACCAAGTCCAATCCCAGCAGCTACTACAGAGTAAGCTTTTAAAGTTTCGTTTGCAACTGCACCATCAGCAGCGAATGCAGCACCAGCAATAGCTAGCATTAAAAGAACGATTTTTTTCATTCTATATTCCTTATTATTTTTTATTTTCAAAGTCTGTTCGGATAGCGTAACCTTAGAATAACTAAAGCAACCTAAACATAAATGCCTAGATTTCCCTACTTATCACTTTGAGTGACAAGATTATACATGAGAGTTTATTAAATTTTCTTTAGTTAGTATGTAAAAAGATTATAAAATTACAAAATGTAACAAAGCATATTACTAATTTGATTTTTTTAAAAATTGCAGTATAATCTTTAAAAAAAACAAAGGACTTACATGAAAAAAATTTTTCTTTTTTTCTTAGCATCTTTATTAATCTTTCTAGGTCTTTTATATGGTCTTTTATTTACTCCAGCAGGTAACTCTTTAGTAGCTTCATATATACAAAAAAGCGCAAATGAAAATGTTAATGCCATTTTTAAAGTAAAAGAGTTTAGTTTAACAACTAGTAAAATCAAGTTTGTTGCAACAATTGATGAAAATTCAGAAATTGATGTAATTGGTGATTTGGCACTACTTCAAAAACGAGTTGATTTGAATTATGAAATAAATATCAAAGACTTATCAAAACTTGAAAAATTCACTAAACAAAAGTTAAAGGGTAACTTTTATACAAAAGGTACAGTAGCTGGTGATGAAAAACTTACTAAAATTAATGGTATAAGTAATATTTTTGATAGTAGCACATCTTATGATATAAAGCTTAAAGATTTTAAACCAAGTGATATAAAGTTTTTGATTACCAATGCTAAAATTAAGGATATCTTATATACTTTAAATCAGCCTTCATATGCAAATGGATTGATAAGTATTGATGGTAAAATAAATAATCCAAATATTGCAAGTCTTGATGGAATTATTTCAACAGTAATTACAAATGGTCAAGTAAACAATGAAATAGTAAATAAAGCTTTTAATCAAAACTTGATGGTTCCTTTAACATTTAAAGGTGATATTGTTACAAATCTAGAGCCAAACAAAGCAGTTTCGAAAATTGATTTTTTTACTTCTATGGCAAACTTATTAGTAAAAAAAGCAGTTGTTGATTTGAAAAGTATGAATATAAATAGTGATTATTTACTAAGTATCCCTGATTTGATAAATTTGTATGATCTAACACAAACAAAAATGAGAGGTTCAATAAATATAGATGGTGATATTGAAAAGACAGCTACACTAATGAAAGTCTCAGGGGCTTCAATGCTTTTAGATGGAAGTTTAGATTTTACTTTATTAAATGATGATTTAAAAGCTGATATAAAAAATATAGATATTCAAAAATTAAATCATATGATGTATTATCCTGATTTTTTTACATCAAAAGCAAATGCTAGCTTAATATACAATATTAAAAAACAACAAGGTGATTTAGTAGCAACTCTTTCAAATGGACAGTTCTTACCAAATGAGTTCTCAAAATTAATAAATACATTTGCAAAATTTGACATCACAAGAGAAGTTTATGAAAGTATTGATGTTAAAAGTACTATTAATGAAAAATTAATTAATTCAACTATTGATATGAGTAGTGATTTAACACAACTTAATGTAACAAAAAGTGAAATTGATTTAGATAAATCAACAGTTGATGCATTAGTAAAAACTCAATTAAAAGGGGTTGAGTTTGATACTTTTATAACAGGAGATTTAAAAAGTCCAAAAGTTTCAGTAGATACAACAAATCTTTTAAAACTAAAATTAAAAAAAGAGAGTGAAAAAATTATAAAAAAACACTCTAAAAAACTTGAAGAAAAACTAACTGAAAAGTTAGGAGAAAAACAAGGTAAAAAAACTACTCAAGAGATAATCGAAGGATTTAGAAAATTCTTTGGAAATGAATAAAAATAATAAAATAGAGCTTGACTCTATTTTATTATTTCTTTGAAAATACTACTTTATATATACATTATTCTATTTTGATAATCATTGTCACTTTTAAGTTACTCTTAAACTACATTTTGTTTTAATTTCATATTGATAATAAATATTAAAATTAAAAAAGGAAACATAAATGACATTTACAAAAACAAAAGTTCTTGTAGCTTCTCTTTCACTTGCTGCTACACTTGCACTTACAGGTTGTGCAACTTCACAAGTTAATGCAAGCAATAATCAAGTAACTGCCCAAGAGTTATTAACTTCTTATTCAAATATTGCTTTAGCTAATTATAATGATGCCTTAAAAGATGCAAAACAATTAGATAAAGCAATAAATGATTTTGCTAATAACCCAACACAAGTAAATCTCGATATTGCAAAAGCAGCTTGGTTAAAATCAAGAGAATCATATGGTCAAACTGAAATCTTTAGACTTTCAAATGGTCCAATTGATGCAGAAGAGGGTTGGGTAGCAGAAGCTTATGGTGCTTTAGAAGGACAAATAAATGCTTGGCCACTTGATGAAAATATGATTGATTATACAACAGATGCAAATAATAAAAGAACATCTGGAAATATTATTGATACAAAAGGTGAATTTAATCCAGGTGGTGAAGAAAGCACAGTTGTAAATGTAAAAGATATTACTGTAGATGCATTAACTGCACTTAATGAAAATGGTGGTGAAGCAAATGTAAGTACAGGTTATCACGCTATTGAATTTTTATTATGGGGACAAGACCAAGATTACTCTAACTTTGTAAAAGATTCAATTACAAATGGAGCATTAGTAGCTGGGCAAAGACCTTTAAGTGACTTTACATCTGATAAAGATTCTAAAAGAAGACTTGACTATTTAAAAGCTTCTAGTGAAAAAATTGTTTCTGATTTACAAACTGTAACATCTGCTTGGAAAAAAGAGATAAATGGAAATACAGGTTTATATCAAGCTGCACTTTTAGGAAAACTTAAAGGTGAAAATGCATCTAAAAATATTGATGAAAAAACAGCATTAAGACAAATCTTTGCTGGTATGGGTGTATTTGTTAAATCAGAACTTGCAAATGAAAGAATTGCAGTTGCTGTATTAACTCCAAGTGAAGAAGACGAACACTCTTGCTTCTCTGATAATACACACAGAGATATTGTTGCAAACTATAAAGGTTTCAAAAATGTATTAATGGGAACATATAATGGAATGTCATATGGTAAAGCTCCAATTAATATGTTAGATAATGAAACTAAAGATAGAATTTTAAATCTTATGGCTTCAATTGAAGATAAAATTGCAAACATAGATGCAATTGCAAAAACTTCAAGACACTTTGATTATCAAATTAGACCAAATGACCCACAAGCAAAAGTTATAGTAAAACTTAAAAATCAACTAAGAAAACTTGGTGATGAGATGGTTAATGTAGCTAAGGCAAATGGTGTTGAATTATCAAATGATGATGTTACAGATCCAGAAGAAACAAAAATTTAATTTTTCTGTAAAAAAAGTAGTATTATTAAAAAGTCTTGTAGCACTATTTGCTACGGGACTTTTTGCCGTTAATAATGCGTCTGATATTTACACTGAAAAATTAAATAAAAATAGTATATTTAAGCCAATAAAAGGGTTAAATAATAAACAGTATGATCAATATATCTTAGGAAAAAGTTTTTTTAGAATTCCTTGGGTTGAATCACCAAGTGCTACAACTGCAAGAGATGGTCTAGGGCCTTTATATAATGCAAACACATGTATTTCCTGTCATCCTGCAAATGGTCGAGGAACTTTATATAAAAAAAATAGTAATAATCTTTCAAGAGCTTTAGTTGTAAGACTTTCTATTGCTTCTAATAATACTCAAGAACATAAAAAGTATATGCAAAAGAATGGTTTTGTTCCTGAACCAAACTATGGAGCACAATTATCAATAAATGGTGTACATGGTGTAATGTTTGAGGGAAGACCTAATTTAAAGTTTGAAGAAGTAAAAGTTACTTTTCCTGATAAAGAAGTTGAAACTTTATTAAAACCTACTTATCTTTTAGAAGATTTAAACTATGGAAAACTTCATAAAAATGCAGTCATATCTTTTAGACTTGCTCCAACACTTATGGGAATGGGATTAATTGAACTAATATCAGATGAAGCAATTTTAGCAAATGAAGATATTGATGATAAAAATAGTGATGGTATTTCAGGAAAAGCAAATAAAGTATATTCTCCTAAAACAAACAAGATTGAGTTAGGAAGATATACTTGGAAAGCAAGTGCTGCAACAGTTGTCGAACAAGTTGCTGGTGCAATGCACAATGATATGGGGCTTACAACGCCTTTTTATCCACAAGAAAATTGTACAAAAACACAAAAAAAGTGTAATGAAGCACCAAAAGATATGAGATATGAGTTTGATGTTCCTCAAAATAGACTAGATGCGGTTGAGTTTTATTTGTCGAATCTAAGGGTTTATAAACCAAAAGAAGATGAAGAGTTCAAAAAAGGTCTAGAACTATTTAAAAAAGTTGGATGTGCATCTTGTCATATTAGCAGTTTTGAAACAAAAATAGGAACAATTAGACCATACTCTGATTTTTTACTTCATGATATGGGTGAAGAGTTAGCTGATGGAAGAGTTGAGTTTAAAGCAACAGGAAGTGAGTTTAGAACACCTTTACTTTGGGGATTGGCACTACATGAAAAAATCAATGGTGTAAAGCCAAGACTTTTACATGATGGAAGAGCAAGAACTTTTCAAGAAGCTATTTTATGGCATGGTGGTGAGGCTTCTAAAGTTAAACAAACATATATGAACTTACCAAAAGAAAAAAGAGAAGAATTAATTAAATTTTTAGGAAAATTATAATGAGAAAAATCGTTTTATTATTGGCATTTGTAATCTCTTTTGCATTTTCAAATACATTGACAAATATAGTAAAAAATATATCATTACCAAATGTAAATAATGCAATAGAAGATTTAAACAATTTAAAAAAGAGTTATAGCAAAGATGATTTTAAAAAACTTGTAAAATCATGGAAAAAAGTACAAGCAGTTTATCTAGCTGGAACTATCAATGAAGACTATATTGATACTCCAAGATATGTGGATATTTTCCACTATGGAAATGAAGATATTACTGTTCAATTAAATAGAGCTATAAAATCAACTGATGATGCAAAAATAGAGTTATTTAGAAACTCTACAAAAAGTATCAATGCAGTTGAATATATGCTTTTTAAAGATAAAACTTTGTCAAAAAGAGATAAAGAGCTTTTAGATGTTATGTTTGAAGCAATAAGTTCACACTTAAATGATATAAAAAATGTTTATTCAAACTTTTTAAAAGGTGAAGAAAGAGATGAAAAATGGGGAAATGCAGCTATTATTAATATCTTGATTGATTCTACTTATAAATTAAAAGAGTGGAGAGTTGGTGACCCAGCTGGATACTCAAGAAAATATAAAGACAATCCAGATAATAAAAGAGGTGAGTACTATTTATCAAAGCAAAGTTTTGCAGCAATTAAAGCAATCTTAGATGCACACAATCAAATTATAGGTGAACAAAAGTATAAAAACTATGCAACTATGGCTATTGATGGTGGAGCAAAAAAACAAGTATTTCAAGTAAGAAGAGCTTTAGATGAATCATATAAAG
The window above is part of the Malaciobacter marinus genome. Proteins encoded here:
- a CDS encoding F0F1 ATP synthase subunit C codes for the protein MKKIVLLMLAIAGAAFAADGAVANETLKAYSVVAAGIGLGLAALGGAIGMGNTAAATIAGTARNPGLGGKLMTTMFIALAMIEAQVIYALVIAMIALYANPFLG
- a CDS encoding imelysin family protein gives rise to the protein MTFTKTKVLVASLSLAATLALTGCATSQVNASNNQVTAQELLTSYSNIALANYNDALKDAKQLDKAINDFANNPTQVNLDIAKAAWLKSRESYGQTEIFRLSNGPIDAEEGWVAEAYGALEGQINAWPLDENMIDYTTDANNKRTSGNIIDTKGEFNPGGEESTVVNVKDITVDALTALNENGGEANVSTGYHAIEFLLWGQDQDYSNFVKDSITNGALVAGQRPLSDFTSDKDSKRRLDYLKASSEKIVSDLQTVTSAWKKEINGNTGLYQAALLGKLKGENASKNIDEKTALRQIFAGMGVFVKSELANERIAVAVLTPSEEDEHSCFSDNTHRDIVANYKGFKNVLMGTYNGMSYGKAPINMLDNETKDRILNLMASIEDKIANIDAIAKTSRHFDYQIRPNDPQAKVIVKLKNQLRKLGDEMVNVAKANGVELSNDDVTDPEETKI
- a CDS encoding di-heme oxidoredictase family protein, with product MLNYQMMMLQIQKKQKFNFSVKKVVLLKSLVALFATGLFAVNNASDIYTEKLNKNSIFKPIKGLNNKQYDQYILGKSFFRIPWVESPSATTARDGLGPLYNANTCISCHPANGRGTLYKKNSNNLSRALVVRLSIASNNTQEHKKYMQKNGFVPEPNYGAQLSINGVHGVMFEGRPNLKFEEVKVTFPDKEVETLLKPTYLLEDLNYGKLHKNAVISFRLAPTLMGMGLIELISDEAILANEDIDDKNSDGISGKANKVYSPKTNKIELGRYTWKASAATVVEQVAGAMHNDMGLTTPFYPQENCTKTQKKCNEAPKDMRYEFDVPQNRLDAVEFYLSNLRVYKPKEDEEFKKGLELFKKVGCASCHISSFETKIGTIRPYSDFLLHDMGEELADGRVEFKATGSEFRTPLLWGLALHEKINGVKPRLLHDGRARTFQEAILWHGGEASKVKQTYMNLPKEKREELIKFLGKL
- a CDS encoding imelysin family protein yields the protein MRKIVLLLAFVISFAFSNTLTNIVKNISLPNVNNAIEDLNNLKKSYSKDDFKKLVKSWKKVQAVYLAGTINEDYIDTPRYVDIFHYGNEDITVQLNRAIKSTDDAKIELFRNSTKSINAVEYMLFKDKTLSKRDKELLDVMFEAISSHLNDIKNVYSNFLKGEERDEKWGNAAIINILIDSTYKLKEWRVGDPAGYSRKYKDNPDNKRGEYYLSKQSFAAIKAILDAHNQIIGEQKYKNYATMAIDGGAKKQVFQVRRALDESYKELAKLKKDDFTNAQALFEALSKFHNTYYLSLIEELSVTAKILDADGD